Proteins co-encoded in one Chrysemys picta bellii isolate R12L10 chromosome 13, ASM1138683v2, whole genome shotgun sequence genomic window:
- the LOC135975492 gene encoding cyclin-dependent kinase inhibitor 1C-like gives MTTKEEKAKEEAHKRAMELKEKEIELRDREEKAKEGAHKREMELKEREEKAKEKAHKREMELKEKEMEEREKERKHELELAKAKQAFTPIPVPKPSTRAPSGLPETQTKVVEPDPLPTTATAVVDPIPETQPKPVPEPELATQLAPEPLPALSPVLANPSTTPMPEGTSEPELAEAADNPTQEAQPEPEIPHSAPADSGSQSMETAPAPASLPEGPSPSPQSKEELMSPASREQFQAEQEADDSLQKAWAAARSTPPPLSSSNRSRFVVEQGLLYKETLSGGHQEDWHPQRQLVVPTKYRVKLLSLAHDHPSGHSGVNRTKDRLGKSFHWEGMGKDVAKYVRSCEVCQRVGKPQDQVKAPLQPPPIIEVPFQRVAVDILGPFPKKTPRGKQYVLTFMDFATRWPEAVPLSNTRAKSVCQALTDIFARRIKRLPVYSPGNR, from the exons atgactacaaaagaagaaaaagccaaagaggaggcccacaagagagctatggagctgaaagaaaaagagatagagctgagagacagagaagaaaaagccaaagagggggcccacaagagagagatggagctaaaagaaagagaagaaaaagccaaagagaaggcccacaagagagagatggagctgaaagaaaaagagatggaggagagagaaaaagaaaggaaacatgaactggaactagcaaaggctaagcaagctttcacccccatccctgttcctaagccgtccaccagggccccgtctgggttaccagagacccagacaaaggtggtagaaccggatcccctgccaacgactgcaacagccgtagtggatccaatcccagagacccagccaaagccagtcccagaaccggaactggcaacgcaactagcaccagaaccattgccagcactgagtccagtgcttgcaaacccatctacaactccaatgccagagggcaccagcgagcctgaactggcagaagcagcagataaccctacccaagaggctcagccagagcctgagataccacatagtgcaccagcggacagcggttcacaatcaatggaaacagccccagcacctgcatcgcttccagagggaccaagccccagtccacagtccaaggaggaactgatgtctccagcatcaagggaacagttccaggccgagcaggaagcagatgacagccttcagaaagcttgggcggcggcgcggagcaccccaccacctctcagctcttctaaccgatcccggtttgttgtagaacaaggacttttatacaaggagactctttctggtgggcaccaggaagactggcatcctcaaagacagttggtagttcccactaagtatcgggtaaagctcttgagcttagcccatgatcatcccagtggccattctggggtgaacagaaccaaagaccggttggggaagtccttccactgggagggaatgggcaaggacgttgctaaatatgtccggtcttgtgaggtgtgccaacgagtgggaaagccccaagaccaggttaaagcccctctccagccaccacccataattgaggtcccatttcagcgcgtagctgtggatattctgggtcctttcccaaagaagacacccagaggaaagcagtacgtactgactttcatggattttgctacccgatggccggaagcagtacccttaagcaacaccagggctaaaagtgtgtgccaggcattaacagacatttttgccagg agaattaaacgtttgccagtttacagcccaggaaacagatga